In Xiphophorus maculatus strain JP 163 A chromosome 2, X_maculatus-5.0-male, whole genome shotgun sequence, one genomic interval encodes:
- the rcn2 gene encoding reticulocalbin-2 translates to MEHTLFLFLLMLQFSVGQLGSPEHVHEDHYIGKQHNPDHDMAVLLGEESTREIKELSPAEQRKKMMAVVEKIDTNRDNLLSAEEITLWIQHVYKQYAIEDANERFTQFDTNINGVVTWEEYSSLAHEQLVTFDDDTVLEDPEQESLRQLLLKEKRRFYFADMDGTPGLNTTEFLAFTHPFEVDYMADFAIEDVLNEYDVDKDGFITLTEFIGTVRNEGESPTQWEIEESVRFQDLYDQDQNGKLDRDEQLRWVAPNSYGSAREESLHLIKEMDQDGDGQLSVTEILQNQEIFINSEVTDYGRHLHLSHDEL, encoded by the exons ATGGAACACACGCTATTCCTCTTCCTGCTGATGCTTCAGTTTAGTGTTGGACAGTTAGGCTCACCTGAACATGTCCATGAAGATCATTACATCGGGAAACAGCACAACCCTGACCATGACATGGCTGTCCTGCTAGGAGAAGag AGCACCAGGGAAATAAAAGAACTCAGCCCAGCAGAGCAGAGAAAGAAGATGATGGCAGTTGTAGAGAAGATTGACACAAACAGGGACAATCTACTAAGTGCAG AGGAGATAACTCTGTGGATTCAGCATGTCTACAAACAATACGCCATAGAAGATGCAAATGAGCGGTTCACTCAGTTTGATACTAACATCAACGGTGTTGTTACCTGGGAGGAGTACAGCTCTCTTGCTCATGAGCAACTCGTCACTTTTGATGATGACACTGTACTGGAGGACCCAGAGCAAGAGTCTCTTCGACAA CTTCTCTTAAAGGAAAAGAGGCGCTTTTATTTTGCCGACATGGATGGCACACCTGGCCTCAACACGACTGAGTTTCTTGCCTTCACTCACCCATTTGAAGTCGATTACATGGCa gacTTTGCCATTGAAGATGTACTGAATGAATATGATGTAGATAAAGACGGATTTATCACCCTGACGGAATTTATTGGGACCGTGCGCAATGAAG GAGAATCCCCAACACAGTGGGAGATTGAAGAATCTGTACGATTTCAAGATCTGTACGACCAAGATCAGAACGGCAAGCTGGATCGAGATGAACAGCTGCGCTGGGTTGCGCCTAATAGCTATGGTTCAGCAAGAGAGGAA TCTCTTCACCTCATCAAGGAAATGGACCAGGACGGAGATGGGCAGCTTTCAGTGACAGAAATTTTGCAAAACCAAGAAATATTTATCAACAGTGAAGTTACAGACTATGGCAGACACCTCCATTTGTCACATGATGAATTATAA